Sequence from the Acidobacteriota bacterium genome:
TGGTCTTCTACCACCACGCGGTTTGGCATCGCGGCGGCCCGAACAGCGCCGGAACTCGCGTCACCCTGCATGCGGCTTATGGCTCGCGCTTTATCGCGCAGCGTTTCTATCCGTTCATGAACTACCGTCTGCCGACGGAGATCTTGGAGCGCTCGAGCCCGCGGCGCCGTCGCCTGTACGGACTTCATCCGCGCGGCGACGACTGAGAGACGGTTGCCGGCCGCTCTGTTCATCGCGGCCCGCGAACCTTGTCTTCGGCGCCCTCCAGGAGGCTTCCAGGCTCGACCACTCGCACCGTCCCCACCATGCCTTGCTTGTGGTGGAAGCGGCAGCGAAAGAGAACCTCGCCCTCCTCGTCGAAGGTGGCCAGGAGCTCACCGGTTTCGGGCGGAAAGATCACCTGCTCGAGCTCGAGGTCGGGAATCTGGAAGGCGTGCGGTGAGATGCGCGCGATCACCCGGAAGAGCACCGGGCGACTGCGCTCGACGGTGACTTCCGACGGAGTGAACTGAAAGTCGGCGGTGTCGATGGTGACGATTTGCGGTGCGGTAGCGCCGTCATCGGCCGGTGAGACGGGGACGGTCAGCAGAAGCCAGAGGACGAACAGGGAGCTCATGGCTAGACGTCCCACCGGTAGGTGACTTTGGCCAGGATCTGAGAGTCTCGGGAGCTGAGGTCACCGACCGACGGGGCGTCCCAGTTGTGGTTGTAGACCAGGAAGAGGTCGGCGCCCGGGCGGTAGGTCCAGCGCAGACGGACATTGGCGGTGGCGCGGTCCGCGAAGGCGTTGAACTGCAGGTAGGTGTCGATGGTGAAATCCGGTCGCAGGGAGAGGCTCACACGCTGGCGGATGAGCGACACCTCGACGTCGCCGCTGGGCAGCGAGATGTCGTTGTAGCTCCACACCGTTTCGGTGCCGACGAAGCGGCTCGGACGGGTGATCAGGCGCAGCTCGTGGTCGTAGCGGTCGCCGTTGTAGAAGTCGCCATAGCGCACGAAGCCGTCCGCCGAGAGGCGCCGCCGGGAGCTGGTGATGAAGAACACGCCGGCGGCTGGAAAAACGTAGTCGCCGGCCGGAATCTCAACTCCCGCAGCGATTTCGAAGGGACCGCTGAGGTCTTCGAAGTTCCAGTCGTAGAACACCGAGGTGTAGGCGCCGCTTTGCCAGCGAGTGCCGAAGAGGGTGGCCGAAGAGGACACGGTTTCGATCTCGCCCTCGAGGTCGGTGACGATCTCCCCCAAAATCTGGAAGTCGAGGCTGCGCACGCCGCGCCAGTCGGGGCGGGGCAGAAACTGAACGTTCGGCAGGTATTGCCGGACTCCTTGGCGCAGCAGAAAGCCGAGCTCGGGCCGGAAGTCTTCGTCGACCTCCGTCGTCGACAGGCTCGCCAACCAGCGGGAGCCGGTCCAGCTCGCCGAGGCTCCCCAGGCTTCGCCGTCGCCGCGACCGTCGGCGGATTCGCTGCGGGTGGCGAAGCCGCTCAGGCGGAGCTGGCGCAGCGGGTTGGCATAGGCGTCGATGCCGTAGGTTCGGCTGCTACCGCGTCCCTCCGGATCACGTTCGGTGGCGAGAATGCCGAGGCGCGAGCGTTCCCCGACGTTGCGGGTGAGGCGCAACACCGAGGAGCGGTCCGGTGAGGCCAGCTGTTGGCCGTCGAGGTCGAGACCCTCGCTGGCGACGTGCAGCGCCCCGATACCCCAGGGCCCGACCCGGCCGGTGAGCCGAGTGCCCCATTCCAGAGGGATCTCACGGCCTCCCGGGCCGATGCCGATCCGGCGCGAGTGGAAGACCTTGAGAAGCGGTGGCCCGAGGGCCGAGGAGCCGAATCCAAAGTCGAAGAGGCCGGCGTTCTCGAGGAAGAACTCGCGCTTCTCGGGGAAAAAGAGCGAGAAACGGGTCAGGTTGACCTGCAGAGCATCGACTTCGGTCTCGGCGAAGTCGGTGTTGACGGTGGCATTGAGGGTCAGGCTGCGGGTGATGCCCCACTTGGCGTCGAGGCCGATCTCACCTTCCTCGTCGGGCTGCCCCTCGGCGAAGCGATCGTCTCGCGAGTCGGCGACGGCGAAGGGCTTGAGCTGGAGGTCGACACCCGGTTTCGGCAGCTCGAGGCCGCTCAGGTGGCCGGCGAGGGAGACGCGGGTGATGCCGGCGTCGAGGGGTAACGGCGACCAGTAGACCTCTTCGTTCTTCCGTCGGATGATCCGCCGCACGTTCAGACCCCAGGTGTCGGCCGTGGGGTCGAAGAGCAGGGTGGTGAAGGGGATCGCCAGCTCGGCGGTCCAGCCGGTGGCGGTTCGGCGGGTGGCGACGAACCAGACACCGTCCCAGGAGGCCTGGATATCCTGGCCCTCGTCGGTGATCAGCAGGTCGCGCCGGGCGCCGTTGGCGTTGAGCTCGAAGAGGTAGCCGTTGCGGTGGTCGTGGAAGGTGTCGAGCAGGATGGCGACGGAATCGTCGCCGCCGAGGGAGATCTCACGACGCATCTCTTGGGCGATGATGCGATCCGGCTCGGAGTCGTTGCAGGTCACGGCGAGGTAGAGGGTCGAGTCGTCGTAGCCGGCTTGGAGAAAAGTACTTTCGCTCGCCGGAGCGCCGACCTCGGGTTCCCGCTGGACGAAGGTCTCGGCGCGCCGGGCGCGCTGCCACAGGGGGTCGTCGAGGACGCCGTCGACGCGCACGCCGACGGTGTCGGCGAGGGCGACGAGGTCCGGGACGGCGGTGTCCGGCGCCGGGCTTTCGGCGAGGGTCGGAAAGGCCAGGACCGCGAGGCCCAGGACGGCGACGACCAGGCGGTCGGCGGCAGGACTCCGGTCACCGCCCGAGGCGGTGCGCTCAGCTTTCAAGGGGCTTGCCTTGGCCGGGAGCTGCATGAGGAATCATTAGAGATCGAG
This genomic interval carries:
- a CDS encoding cupredoxin domain-containing protein, which gives rise to MSSLFVLWLLLTVPVSPADDGATAPQIVTIDTADFQFTPSEVTVERSRPVLFRVIARISPHAFQIPDLELEQVIFPPETGELLATFDEEGEVLFRCRFHHKQGMVGTVRVVEPGSLLEGAEDKVRGPR
- a CDS encoding DUF5916 domain-containing protein — translated: MKAERTASGGDRSPAADRLVVAVLGLAVLAFPTLAESPAPDTAVPDLVALADTVGVRVDGVLDDPLWQRARRAETFVQREPEVGAPASESTFLQAGYDDSTLYLAVTCNDSEPDRIIAQEMRREISLGGDDSVAILLDTFHDHRNGYLFELNANGARRDLLITDEGQDIQASWDGVWFVATRRTATGWTAELAIPFTTLLFDPTADTWGLNVRRIIRRKNEEVYWSPLPLDAGITRVSLAGHLSGLELPKPGVDLQLKPFAVADSRDDRFAEGQPDEEGEIGLDAKWGITRSLTLNATVNTDFAETEVDALQVNLTRFSLFFPEKREFFLENAGLFDFGFGSSALGPPLLKVFHSRRIGIGPGGREIPLEWGTRLTGRVGPWGIGALHVASEGLDLDGQQLASPDRSSVLRLTRNVGERSRLGILATERDPEGRGSSRTYGIDAYANPLRQLRLSGFATRSESADGRGDGEAWGASASWTGSRWLASLSTTEVDEDFRPELGFLLRQGVRQYLPNVQFLPRPDWRGVRSLDFQILGEIVTDLEGEIETVSSSATLFGTRWQSGAYTSVFYDWNFEDLSGPFEIAAGVEIPAGDYVFPAAGVFFITSSRRRLSADGFVRYGDFYNGDRYDHELRLITRPSRFVGTETVWSYNDISLPSGDVEVSLIRQRVSLSLRPDFTIDTYLQFNAFADRATANVRLRWTYRPGADLFLVYNHNWDAPSVGDLSSRDSQILAKVTYRWDV